One window of Desulfarculus baarsii DSM 2075 genomic DNA carries:
- a CDS encoding YggT family protein has protein sequence MEVFLINLLQFVNYVLHVYMWIVIIAALVSWVSPDPYNPIVRFLSRATEPVYARIRRLLPTNFGGLDIAPMIVIFAILLVQRVLLGSLLELLAR, from the coding sequence ATGGAAGTCTTTCTAATAAATTTGCTCCAGTTCGTCAATTATGTCCTACATGTGTACATGTGGATCGTCATCATCGCCGCGCTGGTCAGTTGGGTCAGCCCCGATCCCTACAACCCGATCGTGCGCTTTCTATCGCGGGCCACCGAGCCGGTCTACGCCAGGATCAGGCGTCTTTTGCCCACCAATTTCGGTGGGTTGGACATCGCGCCCATGATCGTGATCTTCGCCATCCTGCTGGTGCAGCGGGTGCTGCTGGGCAGCCTCCTGGAGTTGCTGGCCCGCTGA
- a CDS encoding chemotaxis protein CheX: protein MNVELINPFLSATVNVIKTMAFTEVKPGKPFLKKDHHATGDVSAVIGITGESEGSLSVSFTEECIINIVSNMFGEKITAINREVEDAVGEITNMISGDARRELSEKGVMLKAAIPSVITGKQHTIKHMTNSPVIAIPFSTASGDFTVEVCFTN from the coding sequence ATGAACGTCGAACTGATAAACCCATTTTTGTCCGCCACCGTCAACGTCATCAAAACCATGGCCTTCACGGAAGTCAAGCCTGGCAAGCCGTTTCTGAAAAAAGACCACCACGCCACCGGTGACGTTTCGGCGGTCATTGGCATCACCGGCGAAAGTGAGGGCTCGCTTTCGGTTTCGTTCACCGAAGAGTGCATCATCAACATCGTCAGCAACATGTTCGGTGAAAAGATCACCGCCATCAACCGCGAGGTGGAAGACGCCGTGGGCGAGATCACCAATATGATCTCCGGCGACGCCCGGCGCGAGCTTTCGGAAAAAGGCGTGATGCTCAAGGCCGCCATCCCTTCGGTGATCACGGGCAAGCAACACACCATCAAGCATATGACCAATAGCCCCGTGATCGCCATACCGTTCAGCACCGCCAGCGGCGACTTCACGGTGGAGGTCTGTTTCACCAACTAG